From Pseudoalteromonas sp. R3, one genomic window encodes:
- a CDS encoding cupin domain-containing protein: protein MHSTLFTLPAFLLLSFASISAETAHSTEQIKVETLTKQHQSWNGATLPAYPKGQPEVRIMRFTIPAGQTLPIHKHPYINAGLMIQGELMVETQTGETLHIKAGDTIVEVLNTWHWGKNIGKEAAQIVVFYAGVKDQEVTLKPE, encoded by the coding sequence ATGCACAGTACCCTTTTTACCTTGCCGGCTTTTTTACTGTTGAGTTTTGCGAGTATCAGTGCAGAAACAGCGCACAGCACCGAGCAGATAAAAGTAGAAACTCTGACAAAACAGCATCAGAGCTGGAACGGCGCAACCCTGCCTGCCTACCCAAAAGGCCAGCCGGAAGTACGGATCATGCGCTTTACCATTCCTGCCGGACAGACTTTGCCTATCCACAAGCACCCTTACATTAATGCTGGTTTGATGATACAAGGTGAGCTAATGGTTGAGACACAAACCGGTGAGACCTTACATATTAAGGCCGGCGACACCATAGTCGAAGTACTCAATACCTGGCACTGGGGCAAAAATATTGGTAAAGAAGCCGCACAGATTGTGGTTTTTTACGCAGGTGTTAAAGATCAGGAAGTCACGCTCAAGCCTGAATAA
- a CDS encoding response regulator: protein MQKVLIIEDEIKLATILGKYVTQAGYELQMVHDGAEALNAVNTFNPDIILLDLMLPNVDGIVICREVRRHSMVPIIMTTAKVEEIDRLLGLEVGADDYVCKPYSPREVVARVKAILRRVGATPLQTEQLVLDENTLFVTYQNSSVELTQVEFVLLKTLVAHPGRIYNRSRLMDCIYDDDRIVSDRTIDSHIKKIRKKLSQLSPDSEFIHSIYGAGYKYELNI, encoded by the coding sequence ATGCAAAAAGTATTAATCATTGAAGACGAAATAAAGCTTGCGACCATTTTAGGTAAATATGTCACTCAGGCAGGCTATGAGTTGCAGATGGTTCATGATGGCGCCGAGGCTCTGAACGCCGTTAACACCTTTAACCCAGATATAATTTTACTCGATCTGATGTTACCTAATGTTGATGGTATCGTAATTTGTCGTGAGGTTAGGCGACACTCTATGGTGCCCATTATTATGACGACTGCCAAGGTGGAAGAAATTGACCGGCTACTAGGGTTAGAAGTGGGGGCGGACGATTATGTTTGCAAACCTTACAGCCCTCGTGAAGTGGTGGCGCGGGTAAAAGCTATTTTGCGTCGCGTAGGAGCAACCCCCCTCCAGACAGAGCAACTGGTACTGGATGAAAATACACTCTTTGTCACCTATCAGAACAGCTCTGTAGAACTCACTCAGGTGGAATTTGTTTTACTGAAAACCTTAGTCGCACATCCAGGGCGCATTTACAATCGCTCCAGATTGATGGACTGTATCTATGACGATGATCGGATTGTTAGCGATCGTACGATTGATAGCCATATTAAAAAAATTCGTAAGAAGCTTTCTCAACTTTCACCGGACAGCGAATTCATTCACTCCATATATGGGGCTGGCTATAAGTATGAGCTGAACATCTAG
- the holB gene encoding DNA polymerase III subunit delta' has protein sequence MYPWLEPVLTQLQTSYQQQRFHHAQLFYGMVGVGKLELAQSLAAALLCKQAGTSLFPCGQCKSCLLVEADNHPDKLLITAETQSISVDAIRGLNEFIFHSAQQGGNKVVVIDGIEKLTESAANALLKTLEEPASGRYLLLLCNDSARVAATVLSRCNKLNVGVFDGNAVEAWLAQQGILTSQFPWVSNFMSQPLLLQKWSQTQQLKDIDYLWQTAQRLSEGVDSDTLAKALQTDTSLVKVFCGFALAAINNQIVARQLDFSKAQAAIAIVRRFSVDQHTVLGLNLSLSLSRLCYQLQQTLR, from the coding sequence ATGTACCCATGGCTAGAACCGGTATTAACTCAACTACAGACGAGCTATCAACAACAGCGATTTCATCATGCTCAGTTGTTTTATGGCATGGTCGGTGTTGGAAAGCTTGAGCTGGCCCAGTCACTTGCAGCAGCGCTGCTGTGCAAACAAGCTGGTACGTCGCTATTTCCTTGTGGACAATGTAAAAGCTGTTTGCTTGTTGAGGCTGACAATCATCCGGACAAACTACTGATAACAGCTGAAACTCAAAGTATTAGTGTTGATGCGATCCGAGGTTTGAATGAGTTTATATTTCACTCGGCTCAGCAAGGAGGAAACAAGGTTGTTGTTATCGACGGCATTGAAAAGCTCACTGAGTCGGCTGCTAATGCGCTATTGAAAACGCTTGAGGAACCCGCCAGTGGGCGCTACCTGTTGCTGCTGTGTAATGACAGTGCACGCGTGGCTGCGACGGTTTTGAGCCGCTGCAACAAGTTGAATGTGGGTGTGTTCGATGGTAACGCGGTAGAAGCGTGGCTTGCACAGCAGGGGATCCTCACCAGTCAATTTCCCTGGGTCAGCAACTTTATGTCGCAGCCGCTATTATTACAAAAGTGGTCACAGACGCAGCAACTCAAGGATATTGATTACTTGTGGCAAACCGCGCAGCGTCTCAGCGAAGGCGTTGATAGCGATACACTGGCAAAAGCACTGCAAACTGACACTAGCCTGGTAAAGGTATTTTGCGGATTTGCTCTGGCGGCCATCAACAATCAGATAGTGGCAAGGCAACTTGATTTTAGCAAAGCGCAGGCAGCCATTGCGATAGTGAGGCGGTTTTCAGTAGACCAGCATACTGTGTTAGGCTTAAACTTGTCCCTGAGTCTGTCACGATTATGCTATCAGTTGCAGCAAACCTTAAGATAG
- a CDS encoding DUF6765 family protein → MMQIDLHHAMTWVVARDAGFSPAQATTIAHAAQYVDDATNYGHIEFDNGATYERIATAHKMLEYRNLDSLKNMKVWVPFHFLPGNGGLPAGENPSGSFIQKLVCRPHSHVAKDMVAEVLADKDRPYSLHRLGITAHVFIDTWGHRGFAGVDHPVNHVRDITDHNGQVHHRLIDKVTNYFANILQDNIPSLGHGQALSHPDLPHQHWSYTNGLGERIERNNPSDFLQAADELCKVFQTYLVKPITGLSPQVRKEIAQCFNQFVSDNGETRHQQWLDAIANDRFGLGAHQLSYIAKGHGSWKHLALGTTLEKGDERCYQYHSGFLNSDWKHFHDAAKKHRQSIILDILPRYGICVS, encoded by the coding sequence ATGATGCAAATTGATCTTCATCACGCCATGACCTGGGTTGTGGCACGAGATGCTGGCTTCTCTCCAGCTCAGGCCACCACCATAGCGCACGCCGCACAGTATGTAGACGACGCCACTAACTATGGCCACATTGAGTTTGACAATGGCGCCACTTATGAGCGGATAGCAACTGCACATAAAATGCTTGAGTATCGAAACCTGGATAGCCTCAAAAATATGAAAGTCTGGGTGCCATTTCATTTTTTGCCGGGCAACGGCGGCTTACCGGCAGGCGAAAACCCGAGCGGTAGCTTTATTCAGAAACTGGTGTGCCGTCCACATTCACATGTCGCAAAAGACATGGTTGCAGAGGTACTGGCAGATAAAGACCGCCCATATTCATTACACCGACTGGGGATCACGGCTCATGTGTTTATCGATACCTGGGGACATAGGGGCTTTGCGGGCGTTGATCATCCGGTAAACCATGTTCGCGACATCACAGATCATAATGGCCAGGTACATCATCGCCTGATTGATAAAGTCACCAACTATTTCGCCAATATTCTGCAAGACAATATTCCAAGCCTTGGCCATGGTCAGGCGCTCTCTCACCCAGATCTTCCTCACCAGCATTGGTCTTATACAAACGGTCTGGGGGAGCGCATTGAGCGCAACAACCCCAGTGACTTTTTGCAGGCGGCAGACGAGTTGTGTAAGGTTTTTCAAACTTATCTGGTAAAGCCCATTACCGGACTCTCACCACAAGTACGCAAAGAGATTGCTCAGTGTTTTAACCAGTTTGTCAGCGATAATGGCGAAACACGTCATCAACAGTGGCTGGATGCGATTGCAAACGATCGTTTCGGTCTGGGTGCCCACCAACTCAGCTACATTGCAAAAGGTCATGGCTCATGGAAACACCTGGCACTTGGAACAACGTTGGAAAAAGGTGACGAGCGTTGTTACCAGTATCATTCAGGTTTTCTTAATTCTGACTGGAAACATTTTCATGATGCGGCGAAGAAACACCGTCAGAGCATCATTTTGGATATCCTGCCCAGATATGGTATTTGTGTCAGCTAG
- the tmk gene encoding dTMP kinase, producing the protein MNKGFMLVCDGSNGAGKTTVIQGIADYLEQQGFDVVLTREPGGTPIGEKIRTVILDPSTPEMGSVTELMLFGAARAQHVEEKILPALAAGKVVISDRFDAATFSFQHYARGIDLKTITTINELALGGFKPDMNIILDLDPELGLTRVNQRGEGLDRMEDEKMEFLHRARQGYLVQAQAEPARFSVIDASQDKQTVLNACLKVVDSLVAASRQQDNNS; encoded by the coding sequence ATGAATAAAGGTTTTATGTTGGTTTGTGATGGCAGTAATGGAGCAGGCAAAACAACCGTGATTCAGGGCATTGCCGATTATCTTGAGCAACAGGGTTTTGACGTTGTACTGACTCGTGAGCCGGGCGGTACGCCAATAGGTGAGAAGATCCGTACTGTTATTTTAGATCCCAGCACGCCCGAAATGGGTTCTGTCACTGAGCTTATGCTGTTTGGTGCGGCACGGGCACAGCATGTCGAAGAAAAGATCCTGCCGGCACTAGCAGCGGGGAAGGTTGTGATCTCCGATCGTTTTGATGCCGCGACATTCAGCTTTCAACATTATGCGCGAGGCATCGACCTTAAGACCATCACGACAATTAATGAATTGGCGCTGGGCGGCTTTAAACCCGATATGAATATCATTTTGGATTTGGACCCAGAACTTGGTTTAACACGCGTGAATCAACGTGGCGAAGGGCTAGATCGTATGGAAGATGAGAAAATGGAGTTTTTGCACCGTGCACGGCAAGGCTATCTGGTCCAGGCACAAGCTGAGCCAGCGCGCTTTAGTGTGATTGATGCATCGCAAGATAAACAGACTGTGCTGAATGCATGTTTAAAAGTCGTTGATTCGTTGGTAGCGGCTAGCCGTCAGCAAGACAACAACAGTTAA